In Corvus cornix cornix isolate S_Up_H32 chromosome 28, ASM73873v5, whole genome shotgun sequence, one genomic interval encodes:
- the PTBP1 gene encoding polypyrimidine tract-binding protein 1 isoform X2, whose protein sequence is MSSNSPSAANGNDSKKFKGDNRSAGIPSRVIHVRKLPSDVTEAEVISLGLPFGKVTNLLMLKGKNQAFIEMNTEETANTMVNYYTTVTPVLRSQPIYIQFSNHKELKTDNSPNQARAQAALQAVTQVQAGTLALAATAAAVDAGMAMAGQSPVLRIIVENLFYPVTLDVLHQIFSKFGTVLKIITFTKNHQFQALLQYADPMSAQHAKLSLDGQNIYNACCTLRIDFSKLTSLNVKYNNDKSRDYTRPDLPSGDSQPTLDQTMAAAFGAPGIISPPYAGAGFPPTFAIPQATGLTVPSVPGALAPLAIPAAAAAAAAGRIAIPGLSGTGHSVLLVSNLIPERVTPQCLFILFGVYGDVQRVKILFNKKDNALVQMADGNQAQLAMSHLNGQKLHGKPIRITLSKHQTVQLPRENQEDHGLTKDYGTSPLHRFKKPGSKNFQNIFPPSATLHLSNIPPSVTEEDLKMLFSSNGGMVKGFKFFQKDRKMALIQMGSVEEAIQSLIDLHNHDLGENHHLRVSFSKSTI, encoded by the exons ATGAGCAGCAACTCTCCTTCTGCAG CTAATGGAAACGACAGCAAGAAGTTCAAAGGTGATAACAGAAGTGCTGGGATCCCATCCCGAGTAATCCACGTCCGCAAGCTCCCCAGTGACGTCACGGAGGCAGAGGTCATTTCTTTGGGCTTACCCTTTGGCAAGGTCACCAATCTTCTGatgttgaaaggaaaaaaccag GCTTTCATAGAGATGAACACAGAGGAGACAGCCAACACCATGGTGAACTACTACACCACAGTCACTCCGGTGCTCCGGAGTCAGCCCATCTACATCCAGTTCTCCAACCACAAGGAGCTGAAGACAGACAACTCTCCAAACCAAGCA CGTGCCCAAGCAGCTCTGCAAGCCGTGACCCAGGTGCAGGCCGGGACCCTGGCGCTGGCCGCCACGGCTGCGGCCGTCGATGCAGGGATGGCGATGGCTGGCCAGAGCCCTGTCCTGAGGATCATTGTGGAGAATCTCTTCTACCCTGTCACTCTAGATGTTCTGCACCAG ATCTTTTCCAAATTTGGTACAGTCTTGAAAATCATCACATTCACGAAGAACCACCAGTTTCAGGCCCTGTTGCAATATGCTGACCCCATGAGTGCTCAGCATGCCAAACTG TCTCTGGATGGACAGAACATTTACAACGCCTGCTGCACGCTGCGCATCGACTTCTCCAAGCTCACGAGTCTCAATGTAAAGTACAATAACGACAAGAGCAGAGACTACACCCGCCCAGACCTGCCCTCTGGGGACAGCCAGCCCACTCTGGACCAGACCATGGCAGCTGCTTTCG GTGCCCCAGGAATAATCTCTCCTCCATATGCAGGAGCTGGCTTTCCTCCTACTTTTGCCATTCCTCAGGCTACAG GCCTGACAGTTCCAAGTGTTCCTGGAGCACTAGCTCCTTTGGctattccagcagcagctgcggCGGCTGCAGCAGGGCGGATTGCCATTCCCGGCCTGTCTGGGACAGGGCACTCCGTGCTGCTGGTTAGCAATCTGATCCCAGAG AGAGTTACACCCCAATGCCTCTTTATTCTTTTCG GAGTCTATGGTGATGTGCAGAGGgtgaagattttatttaataagaaaGATAATGCCCTGGTTCAGATGGCTGATGGGAATCAGGCCCAGCTTG CCATGAGCCACTTGAATGGGCAGAAGCTCCACGGGAAGCCAATCCGTATCACGCTGTCCAAGCACCAGACAGTGCAGCTGCCCCGTGAGAACCAGGAGGACCACGGCCTGACCAAGGACTATGGGACTTCTCCTCTACATCGTTTCAAGAAACCAGGCTCcaaaaatttccaaaacatCTTTCCCCCTTCTGCCACTCTTCATCTGTCCAATATTCC ACCTTCAGTAACTGAAGAAGAccttaaaatgttattttcaagCAATGGTGGGATGGTCAAAGGATTCAAATTCTTCCA GAAGGACCGTAAAATGGCTCTGATCCAGATGGGCTCTGTGGAAGAAGCCATTCAGTCCCTCATTGACCTCCACAATCATGACCTGGGGGAGAACCATCACCTGCGCGTGTCCTTCTCCAAGTCCACCATTTAG
- the PTBP1 gene encoding polypyrimidine tract-binding protein 1 isoform X1 has protein sequence MDGIVQDITVGTKRAAEELFSPCVTTNGPFIMSSNSPSAANGNDSKKFKGDNRSAGIPSRVIHVRKLPSDVTEAEVISLGLPFGKVTNLLMLKGKNQAFIEMNTEETANTMVNYYTTVTPVLRSQPIYIQFSNHKELKTDNSPNQARAQAALQAVTQVQAGTLALAATAAAVDAGMAMAGQSPVLRIIVENLFYPVTLDVLHQIFSKFGTVLKIITFTKNHQFQALLQYADPMSAQHAKLSLDGQNIYNACCTLRIDFSKLTSLNVKYNNDKSRDYTRPDLPSGDSQPTLDQTMAAAFGAPGIISPPYAGAGFPPTFAIPQATGLTVPSVPGALAPLAIPAAAAAAAAGRIAIPGLSGTGHSVLLVSNLIPERVTPQCLFILFGVYGDVQRVKILFNKKDNALVQMADGNQAQLAMSHLNGQKLHGKPIRITLSKHQTVQLPRENQEDHGLTKDYGTSPLHRFKKPGSKNFQNIFPPSATLHLSNIPPSVTEEDLKMLFSSNGGMVKGFKFFQKDRKMALIQMGSVEEAIQSLIDLHNHDLGENHHLRVSFSKSTI, from the exons ATGGACGG CATTGTCCAAGATATAACAGTTGGTACAAAG CGGGCAGCTGAGGAGCTTTTCTCTCCTTGTGTTACTACTAACGGACCCTTTATCATGAGCAGCAACTCTCCTTCTGCAG CTAATGGAAACGACAGCAAGAAGTTCAAAGGTGATAACAGAAGTGCTGGGATCCCATCCCGAGTAATCCACGTCCGCAAGCTCCCCAGTGACGTCACGGAGGCAGAGGTCATTTCTTTGGGCTTACCCTTTGGCAAGGTCACCAATCTTCTGatgttgaaaggaaaaaaccag GCTTTCATAGAGATGAACACAGAGGAGACAGCCAACACCATGGTGAACTACTACACCACAGTCACTCCGGTGCTCCGGAGTCAGCCCATCTACATCCAGTTCTCCAACCACAAGGAGCTGAAGACAGACAACTCTCCAAACCAAGCA CGTGCCCAAGCAGCTCTGCAAGCCGTGACCCAGGTGCAGGCCGGGACCCTGGCGCTGGCCGCCACGGCTGCGGCCGTCGATGCAGGGATGGCGATGGCTGGCCAGAGCCCTGTCCTGAGGATCATTGTGGAGAATCTCTTCTACCCTGTCACTCTAGATGTTCTGCACCAG ATCTTTTCCAAATTTGGTACAGTCTTGAAAATCATCACATTCACGAAGAACCACCAGTTTCAGGCCCTGTTGCAATATGCTGACCCCATGAGTGCTCAGCATGCCAAACTG TCTCTGGATGGACAGAACATTTACAACGCCTGCTGCACGCTGCGCATCGACTTCTCCAAGCTCACGAGTCTCAATGTAAAGTACAATAACGACAAGAGCAGAGACTACACCCGCCCAGACCTGCCCTCTGGGGACAGCCAGCCCACTCTGGACCAGACCATGGCAGCTGCTTTCG GTGCCCCAGGAATAATCTCTCCTCCATATGCAGGAGCTGGCTTTCCTCCTACTTTTGCCATTCCTCAGGCTACAG GCCTGACAGTTCCAAGTGTTCCTGGAGCACTAGCTCCTTTGGctattccagcagcagctgcggCGGCTGCAGCAGGGCGGATTGCCATTCCCGGCCTGTCTGGGACAGGGCACTCCGTGCTGCTGGTTAGCAATCTGATCCCAGAG AGAGTTACACCCCAATGCCTCTTTATTCTTTTCG GAGTCTATGGTGATGTGCAGAGGgtgaagattttatttaataagaaaGATAATGCCCTGGTTCAGATGGCTGATGGGAATCAGGCCCAGCTTG CCATGAGCCACTTGAATGGGCAGAAGCTCCACGGGAAGCCAATCCGTATCACGCTGTCCAAGCACCAGACAGTGCAGCTGCCCCGTGAGAACCAGGAGGACCACGGCCTGACCAAGGACTATGGGACTTCTCCTCTACATCGTTTCAAGAAACCAGGCTCcaaaaatttccaaaacatCTTTCCCCCTTCTGCCACTCTTCATCTGTCCAATATTCC ACCTTCAGTAACTGAAGAAGAccttaaaatgttattttcaagCAATGGTGGGATGGTCAAAGGATTCAAATTCTTCCA GAAGGACCGTAAAATGGCTCTGATCCAGATGGGCTCTGTGGAAGAAGCCATTCAGTCCCTCATTGACCTCCACAATCATGACCTGGGGGAGAACCATCACCTGCGCGTGTCCTTCTCCAAGTCCACCATTTAG